One Anolis carolinensis isolate JA03-04 chromosome 4, rAnoCar3.1.pri, whole genome shotgun sequence DNA window includes the following coding sequences:
- the LOC100555853 gene encoding protocadherin beta-16 isoform X3 — protein MEDCFRRKQGLYLILLFSVTEVLCISIHYSVPEEKKRGSLVANVLKDLKLGVEELSARRAQLVSKSSKQFFHFDTHSGNLLINEKIDRETLCGQIEPCFLLSQIVLQNPLKIYSVETNVEDVNDNAPKFSKNDFQLEIPEQVLPNARFPLECAQDEDLGENSIQNYTLSPNEHFSLNVESNMDGSEHVELILEKSLDREKEPHFVLTLTAIDGGVPRRTGTVQITIKILDNNDNSPQFSQSEYKVKLKENCPQDTLVSRIEARDVDFGSNAQITYSFHRMPEKIHNLFNLNEVTGEITVVGEIDYEKETSYAMNIKATDGGGLSGHCKVLIEVEDLNDNSPEVSVISINNPLPENSPLETLVGLFSVTDHDSGDNGQTFCSVDMNLPFVLKVTTNNFYQLLIQSALDREKVQEYNVTITAMDRGSPRLTSTRIIHVQISDVNDNPPAFEKSLFEMQVQENNIPGLLIGSVQAVDLDTEQNAKLTYSLLPGNIGGGPVASYISINSETGNVYALRSLDYEKIKDFKVAVKATDSGSPPLSSDVVVHVIITDENDNAPFFLYPLQNSTHPCNELLPKIADAGYLITKVVAVDGDSGQNSWLSYELLKATDPGLFSIGAQNGEVKTRRPLTERETSKQRLAIAVRDNGVPPQTSTAMLNVLLVDGFSDPYLKVVNVRQQDPEDEGPLTMYLVICLASVSFVFLLCIVAFIGIKMCKKDHGGSFIAAPPHFPPTIPENCTDSQSGSLSRNYQYDVCLTNGSLSSDFRFLRPLIPVFSVADPNIAVNHNTASVSQDHTDHSEDNTFKDQVQASLTEDAAPRSGGPGCTVNQAIGANANSGQNDWLSYQ, from the coding sequence ATGGAAGATTGCTTCAGAAGGAAACAAGGTCTGTATCTCATACTTTTGTTCTCTGTGACTGAAGTACTGTGTATTTCTATACATTATTCTGTACctgaagagaagaaaagggggTCTTTGGTGGCAAATGTGCTAAAGGATTTGAAACTGGGGGTTGAAGAACTCTCTGCCCGAAGAGCCCAGCTAGTATCCAAAAGCTCTAAGCAATTTTTCCACTTTGATACCCACTCTGGGAATCTGCTCATAAATGAGAAAATAGACCGAGAGACTCTGTGTGGACAGATTGAACCATGTTTCCttctttctcaaattgtgcttcaAAACCCTCTGAAGATCTATAGTGTAGAAACAAATGTAGAAGATGTAAATGACAATGCTCCCAAATTCTCTAAAAATGATTTCCAATTGGAAATTCCCGAGCAAGTCCTTCCAAATGCAAGATTCCCCTTGGAATGTGCCCAGGATGAGGACCTGGGAGAAAATAGCATCCAAAACTACACCCTTAGCCCAAATGAGCATTTCAGCTTGAATGTGGAAAGCAATATGGATGGAAGCGAACATGTGGAGCTCATCCTGGAGAAATCACTAGACAGGGAGAAAGAACCACACTTTGTGCTGACGCTCACAGCCATAGATGGAGGGGTACCACGGAGAACAGGAACAGTTCAAATAACTATTAAAATTTTAGATAATAATGATAACTCCCCCCAGTTTTCTCAATCTGAATACAAAGTTAAGTTAAAGGAAAACTGTCCTCAGGATACTCTAGTCTCTAGAATAGAAGCCAGAGATGTGGATTTTGGATCAAATGCTCAAATCACCTACTCCTTCCATCGAATGCCTGAAAAAATACATAATCTGTTTAATTTGAATGAAGTGACTGGGGAAATAACTGTTGTGGGAGAAATAGATTATGAAAAAGAAACCAGTTATGCCATGAACATCAAAGCAACAGATGGAGGGGGCCTTTCTGGACACTGCAAAGTCTTGATAGAAGTTGAGGACTTGAATGACAATTCCCCAGAAGTTTCAGTCATATCAATCAACAACCCTTTGCCAGAGAATTCTCCCTTGGAGACACTTGTTGGCTTATTCAGTGTCACAGACCATGACTCTGGGGACAATGGCCAAACTTTCTGCTCTGTGGATATGAATCTGCCCTTTGTATTAAAAGTTACTACAAATAACTTTTACCAGCTTCTAATCCAAAGTGCCCTGGACAGAGAGAAAGTGCAAGAATACAATGTCACAATCACAGCAATGGATCGTGGGTCTCCTAGGCTCACCTCAACAAGAATAATCCATGTGCAAATCTCAGATGTCAATGACAACCCTCCAGCATTTGAAAAGTCTTTATTTGAAATGCAggtacaagaaaataatattccAGGACTTCTCATTGGCTCAGTCCAAGCTGTTGATCTGGATACTGAGCAGAATGCCAAACTGACCTACTCTCTTTTACCTGGGAACATTGGTGGTGGCCCTGTGGCCTCTTACATCTCTATTAACTCTGAAACAGGAAACGTGTATGCCCTTCGATCTCTGGACTATGAGAAAATAAAAGATTTCAAAGTCGCAGTAAAGGCAACTGACAGTGGATCTCCTCCTCTGAGTTCAGATGTTGTTGTCCATGTCATTATCACAGATGAAAACGACAACGCTCCCTTCTTCCTGTATCCCCTTCAAAACAGCACACATCCCTGCAATGAGCTGCTTCCCAAGATAGCGGATGCCGGTTACCTGATCACCAAAGTGGTGGCTGTGGATGGAGATTCTGGTCAGAACTCATGGCTTTCCTATGAACTCCTGAAGGCCACAGACCCTGGTCTTTTCAGCATAGGAGCCCAGAATGGAGAAGTGAAAACCAGGAGACCACTGACTGAGAGAGAGACCAGCAAACAGAGGCTTGCTATTGCAGTCAGAGACAATGGTGTCCCTCCTCAGACCAGCACTGCAATGCTCAATGTACTTCTGGTAGATGGCTTTTCTGACCCTTACCTAAAGGTGGTAAATGTCCGTCAACAGGATCCTGAAGATGAGGGACCCTTGACTATGTATTTGGTGATCTGCCTGGCATCTGTCTCTTTTGTGTTTCTTCTTTGCATCGTTGCCTTTATTGGGATCAAGATGTGCAAGAAAGACCATGGAGGCAGTTTTATTGCTGCCCCTCCTCACTTTCCACCTACTATTCCAGAGAACTGTACTGATTCTCAGAGTGGATCACTTTCCAGGAATTATCAATATGATGTGTGTTTGACCAATGGATCCTTAAGCAGTGATTTCAGATTTCTCCGGCCTCTCATTCCTGTTTTTTCTGTGGCGGATCCAAACATTGCTGTGAACCATAACACTGCTTCTGTTTCCCAAGACCATACTGATCATTCAGAAGACAACACATTCAAGGACCAG
- the LOC100555853 gene encoding protocadherin beta-16 isoform X6, translating to MEDCFRNKQGLYFILLFSVTEVLCVSIHYSVPEEKKRGSLVSNVLKDLKLGIGELSARRAQLVSKSSNQYFRLDAHSGDLLINDRIDREALCEQIEPCLLLSQIVLQNPVKIYNIEMKVEDVNDNAPKFSKNDFQFGIPEIVPPNTRFPLESAQDEDLGENGIQNYTLSPNEHFHLDVENNTDGSKYVTLILEKALDREKEPHLGLTLTAVDGGVPQRTGTIQININILDNNDNFPKFIQSEYKATLKENCPRDTLVSRVEARDLDFGSNAQITYSFHRMPEKIHNLFNLNEVTGEITVLGEIDFEKEKSYAMNIKATDGGGLSGHCKVLVDIEDVNDNAPEVSVISINSPVPEDSPLETIVALFGATDKDSGENGQTLCSVDMNLPFILKATGNSFYHLVIQSPLDREKISEYNVTITAMDRGSPRLTSTRIIHVQISDINDNSPVFKKSLFEMQVQENNIPGLLIGSVQAVDLDKEQNAKLTYSLLPGNIDGGPVASYVSINSETGNMYALRSLDYEKIKDFKVTVKATDSGSPPLSSDVIVHVIITDENDNVPFFLYPLQNNTSPCNELLPKMAEAGYLITKVVAVDSDSGQNSWLSYELLKATDPGLFSIGAQNGEVKTRRPLNERDTSKQRLVIAVRDNGVPPQTSTAILNVLLVDGFSDPYLKVVDVRQQDPEDEGTLTVYLVICLASVSFVFLLCIVSFVGIKMCKKDHGSSFIVAPPHFPPAIPENCTDSQSGSLSRNYPYDVCLTNGSLSSEFRFLRPLIPVFSMADPNFAVNHKASSDSQDLPECLDDNTSKEQVQASLTEDAAPRSGGPGCTVNQAIGANANSGQNDWLSYQ from the coding sequence ATGGAAGACTGCTTCAGAAATAAACAAGGTCTGTATTTCATACTTTTGTTCTCTGTGACTGAAGTACTGTGTGTCTCAATTCATTATTCTGTGCctgaagagaagaaaagggggTCTCTGGTGTCAAATGTGCTGAAGGATCTGAAACTGGGCATTGGGGAACTCTCTGCTCGTAGAGCCCAGCTAGTGTCCAAAAGTTCTAATCAGTATTTCCGCCTTGATGCCCATTCTGGGGATTTGCTCATAAATGACAGAATAGACAGAGAAGCTTTATGTGAACAGATTGAACCATGCTTACTgctttctcaaattgtgctccaaaATCCCGTGAAGATCTATAATATTGAAATGAAGGTAGAGGATGTAAATGACAATGCCCCCAAATTCTCAAAAAATGATTTCCAGTTTGGAATTCCTGAGATTGTTCCTCCGAATACAAGATTTCCCTTGGAATCTGCCCAGGATGAGGACCTGGGAGAAAATGGTATCCAAAACTACACCCTCAGTCCCAATGAACATTTCCATCTGGATGTGGAAAACAATACTGATGGAAGCAAATATGTGACTCTCATCCTGGAGAAAGCTCTGGACAGAGAGAAAGAGCCACATTTGGGCCTCACACTTACTGCTGTTGATGGAGGAGTACCCCAGAGAACAGGCACAattcaaataaatattaatattctaGACAATAATGATAACTTTCCCAAGTTTATTCAGTCTGAGTACAAAGCAACATTGAAGGAAAACTGTCCGAGGGATACTTTGGTGTCCAGAGTAGAAGCCAGAGATTTGGATTTTGGATCAAATGCTCAGATCACCTACTCCTTCCATCGAATGCCTGAAAAAATACACAATCTGTTTAATTTGAATGAAGTGACTGGGGAAATCACTGTTTTGGgagaaattgattttgaaaaagagAAAAGTTATGCCATGAACATTAAAGCAACGGATGGAGGGGGCCTTTCTGGACATTGCAAAGTCCTGGTGGACATTGAGGATGTGAATGACAATGCCCCAGAAGTCTCAGTCATATCAATCAATAGTCCTGTGCCTGAAGACTCTCCCTTAGAAACAATTGTTGCCCTCTTTGGTGCCACAGACAAAGACTCTGGGGAGAATGGCCAAACTCTTTGCTCTGTGGATATGAATCTGCCTTTTATATTAAAAGCTACTGGAAATAGCTTTTACCACCTTGTGATCCAAAGTCCCCTGGACAGAGAGAAAATATCAGAATACAATGTCACCATCACAGCAATGGATCGTGGATCTCCTAGGCTCACCTCAACAAGAATTATTCATGTGCAGATCTCAGACATCAATGACAACTCCCCTGTATTCAAAAAGTCTTTGTTTGAAATGCAGGTCCAAGAAAATAATATTCCAGGACTGCTAATTGGTTCAGTTCAAGCTGTTGATCTGGATAAAGAGCAGAATGCCAAACTGACCTACTCTCTTTTACCTGGGAACATTGACGGTGGCCCTGTGGCCTCTTATGTCTCCATCAACTCTGAAACAGGAAACATGTATGCCCTTCGATCTCTGGACTATGAGAAAATAAAAGATTTCAAAGTCACAGTGAAGGCAACTGACAGTGGATCTCCTCCTCTGAGTTCAGATGTTATTGTTCATGTCATTATCACAGATGAAAATGACAACGTTCCCTTTTTCCTGTATCCCCTTCAGAACAACACATCCCCCTGCAATGAGCTACTTCCCAAGATGGCGGAGGCTGGTTACCTGATCACCAAAGTGGTGGCTGTGGATTCAGATTCTGGTCAGAACTCTTGGCTTTCCTATGAACTCCTGAAGGCCACAGACCCTGGTCTTTTCAGCATAGGAGCCCAGAATGGAGAAGTGAAAACCAGGAGACCACTGAATGAGAGAGACACCAGTAAACAAAGGCTTGTTATTGCAGTCAGGGACAATGGTGTCCCTCCTCAGACCAGCACTGCAATTCTCAATGTACTTCTGGTAGATGGTTTTTCTGACCCTTACTTGAAGGTGGTGGATGTCCGTCAGCAGGACCCTGAAGATGAGGGAACCTTGACTGTGTATTTGGTGATCTGCTTGGCATCTGTCTCTTTTGTGTTTCTCCTTTGCATTGTTTCCTTTGTTGGGATCAAGATGTGCAAGAAAGACCATGGAAGCAGTTTTATTGTTGCCCCTCCTCACTTTCCACCTGCTATTCCAGAGAACTGTACTGATTCTCAGAGTGGTTCACTTTCAAGGAATTATCCATATGATGTGTGTTTAACCAATGGATCCTTAAGCAGTGAGTTCAGATTTCTTCGGCCCCTCATTCCTGTTTTTTCCATGGCGGAtccaaattttgcagtaaatcacAAGGCCTCTTCAGATTCCCAAGACCTTCCTGAGTGTTTGGATGACAATACATCAAAGGAACAG